A genome region from Anastrepha obliqua isolate idAnaObli1 chromosome 4, idAnaObli1_1.0, whole genome shotgun sequence includes the following:
- the LOC129244023 gene encoding DNA polymerase zeta catalytic subunit isoform X1 — protein MRSNDSNTHSNPGIEAIWNDERLRRQKMAERLPGDNVPILEIPTSQERPNVQLTESEIFHKTVLQSKLLALDLTTTISSSQLDQTANSTLQSRTANFTSDDVGGTDQKRTFNLRKVIGNAIYPEECTPNENLVDASFIENHVSHSGFLHSGSLAHSAVKPSVSHETAARGDSIFTDDTVMDEELILNLTTESPTRLNASQDKELLDVLQQLEEYEEDENQIDLDSTLAPLTQAHKKFDPSPELLDKQVVAAAISQHLPDSDTDSDTSENGNMHDFSIALEDMEELILKFTPSQLAQEENFETDLPQMDGSDDLLLKTPTKTACRSRAGNNTNVKTSPQTPRAPGQNRANLSPKRSPRTPKSSASKKYAPLPLKITCKMNEKSIAKDNEPTPARHSVLRNLELGSDVSKSTKMTLSKKLALTTLRRKSLDWNSCTLREEIATRNEVANDGISKCTPIRRSRKTKDLDKTHITCELTPRRKNKGLLKVYSIEKIAKETEQGTDQIQPRRSNRRPKPTDAEVSRKDIQNGQDFSTTNKTHAHNIRKCVVKIKRNAMRISADCSNSSEMRKEKASTNDSILGAKKIKMTTPDRQQQANSSTISAGLQYNTNGNEKEMQLAKDIANSLDNSNESDEIAASDTEDVTTTVGAKRLRRSFHLIQRRSMLKNNVVSNKHIEPTERVENFIELATSPTNELKIDDDLADSDDLHIQSFYDASFTDDLSIPINSDEILSPIVGIAPQTCSSLQVFREEPNSPMECCQSPGVNKNAEQGHGSSANRSNISPQISEYTKHLVQLTLLNTPPTYDEVLASCEKLGIPEYEFQTPFYGNPNDITKLKEVGHIILHIPGNTLNDCNEFKSVLGDELRGLNEWRRRKLLAIGGPSALTTPSHRNSQRIREYFAEPRRVMMTPQMHPPTRQDAKLWLKARNLLSNGETSTQHRVNLEESPIKVRRQKISMILNDGTGEDDEESILNSTNFITFTPPTPAANAEKSSKLRNVIKPENATNEDLSMKSRERRSKLCLNKKLMASVSPEISVVTTDNSLTASQIEKSIQTPNSEQCSASNDSTISSQIVSDALKRSSFIKDLLDNKPISSNELSYGLNSASLDNTFGFKVNFENLQQAKSDVECNYITTIILELFVPTRDNLLPDPAFDEVRCIFYAIEHRSPATPNADIAQLPQNACGCIIVKDIGSEQDFRMLGTGGNDDIAMRFVSTEIEAFESLVELCMQWDPDIYGGYEIETASWGYILERAKQLGFNIAPLLSRVPTQKVREYVDEDREHFTDLDIEMKLCGRILLDIWRLMRSEIALTSYTFENVMYHILHKRCPAHNHRALTDWFDVPPTRWIVIEYYVERVRGTLALLEQLDLIGRTSEMAKLIGIQFYEVLSRGSQFRVESMMLRIAKPRNLVPLSPSVQQRAHMRAPEYLPLILEPQSRFYADPVIVLDFQSLYPSMIIAYNYCFSTCLGRVEHLGHSTPFEFGASQLRVSPSMLRHLIDNDLITISPCGVVFVKSSVREGILPRMLSEILNTRQMVKQSMKLDKSNSALQRVLHSRQLGLKLMANVTYGYTAANFSGRMPAVEVGDSVVVKGRETLERAIRMVESNEKWRVRVVYGDTDSLFVQVPGRNREQAFKIGEEIAEAVTKANPQPVKLKLEKVYQPCILQTKKRYVGYMYETADQTEPVYEAKGIETVRRDGCPAVAKILEKILRILFETTDVSQIKQYVCRQFSKLLAGRANLQDLIFAKEFRGLKGYKPTACVPALELTRRWIQTDPRRVPRCGERVPYIIVNGPPGVPLIRLVRSPYEVLADEGLKINAIYYITKAIIPPLNRCLLLIGADVNEWFASLPRKLLLAPPVSAANQLTSSNSLAAANYSKKSTISQYFSVTNCITDCGRQTKDGICEKCERQPQRTFVTLHGKIAKIERGYQLIQQICQACCDRVGEINCCSLDCPVLYMSEVKRRDLQQIEHMRKLMAEKF, from the exons ATGCGCAGCAACGATAGCAACACTCATTCTAATCCAGGTATTGAAGCTATTTGGAATGATGAGCGCTTGCGTAGGCAGAAAATGGCTGAAAGACTTCCGGGAGataat gtGCCCATTTTGGAGATACCAACATCTCAAGAACGTCCCAATGTACAATTAACAGAGTccgaaatttttcacaaaacagTTTTGCAAAGCAAGTTATTGGCTTTAGATTTGACAACAACAATTAGCAGCAGCCAACTAGACCAAACTGCAAATTCCACGCTTCAGTCTCGTACTGCTAATTTTACTTCAGACGATGTTGGTGGCACAGATCAG AAGCGTACATTTAATCTTCGCAAAGTCATAGGAAATGCTATCTATCCGGAAGAGTGCACACCAAACGAAAACTTAGTCGACGCCTCCTTCATTGAGAACCACGTATCGCACAGCGGCTTCCTGCATAGTGGTTCATTGGCACATTCTGCAGTCAAACCGTCTGTAAGCCATGAGACTGCTGCTCGTGGAGATAGCATTTTCACAGATGACACGGTCatggatgaagaacttattttaaatttaacgaCCGAGTCTCCAACACGATTAAATGCAAGCC AGGACAAGGAATTGCTTGATGTACTACAACAGCTGGAAGAATACGAGGAAgatgaaaaccaaattgatttagaTAGCACCTTAGCGCCTCTCACTCAAgcacataaaaaat tcgATCCGTCACCGGAGTTATTGGACAAGCAAGTGGTTGCTGCAGCCATCAGCCAACATCTGCCTGATAGTGACACCGATTCCGACACAAGTGAAAATGGAAATATGCATGATTTTTCCATCGCTCTAGAGGATATGGAAGagctaatattaaaatttacaccTAGCCAACTAGCAcaagaagaaaattttgaaacagaTCTGCCACAGATGGATGGGTCGGATGATTTGCTGTTGAAAACGCCTACTAAAACTGCATGTAGATCGAGAGCGGGTAACAACACAAATGTGAAAACTTCTCCGCAAACGCCTAGGGCTCCTGGGCAAAATCGGGCAAATCTATCACCGAAGCGATCACCACGAACGCCAAAATCGAGTGCAAGCAAGAAATATGCGCCATTACCGTTAAAAATCACTTGTAAAATGAATGAAA AAAGCATAGCTAAAGACAATGAACCAACTCCAGCGCGACATTCAGTTTTGAGAAATTTAGAACTCGGTAGCGACGTCTCTAAAAG TACAAAAATGACACTAAGTAAAAAGCTGGCACTAACCACATTGCGTCGGAAAAGTTTAGACTGGAATTCATGCACATTGCGGGAAGAGATTGCCACAAGAAATGAAGTGGCTAATGATGGAATTTCTAAatg CACTCCTATTCGACGCTCCCGAAAAACTAAGGACTTAGACAAAACACACATTACTTGCGAGCTTACACctcgtagaaaaaataaaggaCTCTTAAAGGTCTACAGCATTGAAAAGATAGCGAAAGAAACAGAGCAGGGAACCGATCAAATTCAGCCTAGACGTTCAAATCGGAGGCCTAAGCCAACTGACGCTGAGGTTAGTCGAAAAGATATTCAAAATGGTCAAGATTTTTCGACAACCAATAAAACCCATGCCcataatattcgaaagtgtgtggtaaaaattaaaagaaatgcaATGCGAATAAGTGCTGATTGTTCCAATTCTTCTGAAATGCGAAAAGAAAAAGCCAGTACTAATGATAGTATACTTGGCgctaaaaagattaaaatgACCACTCCTGACCGGCAACAGCAAGCGAACAGTAGCACAATCTCAGCAGGTCTACAGTATAAcacaaatggaaatgaaaaagagATGCAATTGGCAAAGGACATTGCAAATTCCCTAGATAACTCGAACGAAAGCGATGAAATAGCGGCGTCAGACACAGAAGACGTCACTACTACAGTTGGCGCAAAGCGCCTGCGCAGAAGCTTTCATCTGATACAGCGAAGAAGTATGCTCAAAAATAATGTTGTTTCCAATAAACACATTGAACCGACTGAAAGAGTTGAGAACTTCATCGAGCTGGCCACTTCACCAACAAACGAGCTTAAAATAGATGATGATCTTGCGGATTCTGACGATTTGCATATCCAAAGCTTTTATGATGCATCTTTTACGGATGATTTAAGTATCCCAATAAATTCTGATGAAATTTTGAGTCCAATAGTAGGCATTGCACCACAAACCTGTTCATCCCTCCAGGTATTTAGAGAAGAACCCAATAGTCCCATGGAATGTTGCCAGTCGCCTGGGGTCAATAAAAATGCCGAGCAAGGACATGGTTCAAGTGCAAATAGAAGTAATATATCGCCGCAAATATCAGAGTATACAAAGCATTTAGTACAGCTAACACTACTTAATACACCACCAACTTATGATGAGGTATTGGCGAGCTGTGAAAAGCTTGGAATTCCTGAATATGAATTTCAAACACCTTTCTATGGCAATCCGAATGACATAACAAAGCTGAAGGAAGTGGGCCatattattttgcatattcCAG GAAATACGCTTAATGACTGCAACGAATTCAAAAGTGTGTTGGGGGATGAGCTTAGAGGCCTTAATGAGTGGCGCCGTCGGAAGCTGTTGGCTATTGGCGGCCCTTCAGCACTTACCACACCATCTCATCGTAATAGTCAGCGCATTCGGGAGTACTTTGCCGAACCGCGACGAGTAATGATGACACCTCAAATGCATCCCCCTACTCGTCAAGATGCCAAGCTGTGGTTAAAGGCCCGCAATCTTTTGTCCAATGGAGAAACATCTACTCAACATAGAGTTAATTTAGAAGAAAGTCCTATAAAAGTACGACGCCAAAAAATATCAATGATACTAAACGATGGCACGGGTGAAGATGACGAGGAGAGTATTCTGAACAGTACAAATTTCATAACATTTACTCCACCAACGCCGGCAGCGAATgcggaaaagtcatcaaaattaagaaatgtgATCAAGCCAGAAAATGCTACGAATGAAGATCTGAGTATGAAATCGCGCGAAAGGCGCTCTAAACtttgtttgaataaaaagttaatGGCTAGCGTCAGCCCTGAAATAAGCGTAGTAACAACAGATAATAGTTTAACGGCAtctcaaattgaaaaaagcaTACAGACCCCGAATAGCGAACAATGTTCGGCTTCTAACGACTCAACAATCTCAAGCCAAATAGTATCGGATGCGCTAAAGCGAAGCTCATTTATAAAAGATTTGCTGGACAACAAACCAATAAGCTCAAATGAGCTGAGTTACGGGTTGAACAGTGCGTCGCTGGATAATACTTTtggtttcaaagtaaattttgaaaacttgcaGCAAGCTAAATCCGATGTAGAG TGCAATTATATAACAACCATAATTTTGGAGTTATTTGTACCCACGCGTGATAATCTGCTTCCTGATCCTGCGTTCGATGAAGTGCGTTGCATTTTTTATGCCATCGAACATCGCTCGCCAGCAACGCCAAACGCGGACATAGCACAGTTGCCACAAAATGCTTGTGGCTGCATCATTGTAAAGGATATTGGCAGTGAGCAGGACTTCCGTATGCTTGGCACGGGTGGCAATGATGATATTGCGATGCGTTTCGTAAGCACCGAAATTGAAGCATTCGAATCACTTGTGGAATTGTGTATGCAATGGGATCCTGACATATACGGTGGTTATGAAATCGAGACGGCGTCTTGGGGATATATATTGGAACGTGCTAAGCAACTTGGTTTCAATATTGCGCCTTTGCTGTCCCGTGTGCCGACGCAGAAAGTACGTGAATATGTAGATGAGGATCGTGAGCACTTCACAGATTTGGACATAGAG atGAAGTTATGTGGTCGTATACTCTTGGATATCTGGCGTTTAATGCGTTCTGAAATTGCGCTCACCTCATACACATTCGAAAATGTTATGTATCACATTTTGCATAAACGCTGCCCAGCCCATAATCACCGCGCACTTACCGACTGGTTTGATGTGCCCCCTACGCGTTGGATTGTCATTGAATATTATGTGGAACGTGTGCGTGGGACGCTGGCATTGTTAGAGCAGCTGGATCTGATTGGCCGCACCAGTGAGATGGCAAAGTTGATTGGCATACAATTCTATGAAGTGCTGTCACGTGGCTCACAATTTCGAGTGGAAAGTATGATGTTGAG GATAGCAAAGCCGCGAAATCTAGTGCCACTATCACCGAGCGTGCAACAGCGCGCCCACATGCGTGCCCCTGAATATTTGCCGTTAATTTTAGAACCACAGTCACGGTTCTACGCTGATCCTGTTATAGTATTAGACTTCCAAAGTCTTTACCCGAGCATGATAATCGCCTATAACTACTGTTTCTCTACTTGTTTGGGCCGCGTGGAGCATCTGGGACA CTCCACGCCATTTGAGTTTGGCGCCTCCCAGTTACGCGTGTCGCCATCAATGCTGCGTCACCTAATCGACAATGACCTCATCACCATATCGCCTTGTGGTGTTGTTTTCGTTAAATCCTCAGTACGCGAGGGTATTTTACCACGTATGCTCAGCGAAATTTTAAATACTCGTCAAATGGTTAAACAGTCCATGAAGTTAGACAAATCGAACTCAGCGCTTCAGCGTGTGCTCCATTCGCGTCAGCTGGGACTCAAACTAATGGCGAATGTAACATACGGCTACACAGCAGCCAATTTCAGTGGACGAATGCCTGCCGTCGAAGTAGGTGATTCTGTTGTTGTAAAAGGTCGCGAGACGCTGGAACGTGCAATCCGTATGGTCGAGTCGAATGAAAAGTGGCGGGTGCGAGTCGTATACGGCGATACGGACTCGTTATTCGTGCAGGTGCCTGGACGAAATCGTGAGCAAGCTTTCAAAATAGGCGAAGAAATCGCAGAGGCAGTCACCAAAGCTAACCCGCAACCAGTTAAATTGAAACTGGAGAAGGTGTATCAACCCTGCATACTACAGACAAAGAAACGTTATGTCGGGTATATGTATGAAACGGCAGATCAAACGGAACCAGTGTATGAGGCCAAGGGCATTGAGACGGTGCGGCGTGACGGTTGTCCGGCTGTTGCAAAAATACTGGAGAAGATATTACGTATCTTGTTCGAAACGACGGATGTAAGCCAAATAAAGCAATATGTTTGCCGCCAATTCAGTAAACTCCTGGCTGGACGTGCGAATTTGCAAGATTTAATATTTGCAAAGGAGTTTCGGGGATTGAAGGGGTACAAACCAACTGCTTGCGTGCCGGCATTGGAGTTGACGAG AAGGTGGATACAGACCGATCCTCGTCGTGTGCCTCGATGTGGTGAGCGCGTTCCATACATAATTGTCAATGGGCCACCAGGCGTGCCATTAATACGACTTGTACGCAGTCCATATGAAGTCTTAGCTGACGAAGGTTTGAAGATCAATGCGATCTACTACATCACAAAGGCTATAATACCGCCACTTAATCGTTGTTTGCTGCTCATCGGTGCTGATGTGAATGAGTG GTTCGCCAGTCTGCCGCGCAAACTGCTCCTTGCACCACCAGTTTCCGCAGCTAATCAACTCACCAGCAGTAATAGCTTGGCTGCAGCGAATTATTCGAAGAAGAGCACAATTTCACAGTATTTTTCAGTCACTAATTGCATTACAGACTGCGGACGCCAAACAAAGGATGGAATCTGTGAGAAATGCGAACGACAACCACAACGCACGTTTGTCACGTTGCATGGAAAAATAGCCAAAATAGAACGTGGCTATCAACTGATTCAGCAGATATGCCAGGCGTGCTGCGACCGCGTAGGCGAGATCAATTGCTGTTCCCTGGACTGTCCCGTATTGTACATGAGTGAGGTTAAACGACGGGACTTGCAGCAAATTGAGCATATGCGCAAACTGATGGCAGAGAAATTTTAA